The Maniola hyperantus chromosome 9, iAphHyp1.2, whole genome shotgun sequence genome includes a region encoding these proteins:
- the LOC117984963 gene encoding phenoloxidase 1-like: MADLTENFMLLFDRPNEPMVSTKGDKKVLFQLTEQFLGDNYKNNGIEINNRFGEDATRVVPLKSLKRTPAFTKAKRLPVDSEFSVFLPAHQEMADEVIAELLAVPENQLQDLLSTCVFARVNLNPQLFNYSYSVALMHRRDTRNIPIQNFAETFPSKFIDSKVFAKARESATVASRGAPRIPIIIPRDYTATDLDIEHRLAYWREDMGINLHHWHWHLVYPFSSTQREIVAKDRRGELFFYMHQQVIARYNGERLLNNLARVKKFSDFNEPIAEAYFPKLDSLTTSRGWPPRQANMRWSDLNRPVDGLVVTIADMNRWRRNIEEAISTGMVRLPNGSTQPLDIDTLGNIIESSILSPNRDFYGSLHNNGHSFAGYMHDPNNRYLESFQVMADEATNMRDPFFYRWHAFVDDLFQRFKESPNVRPYTRSELENPGVQITGVRVESATGDANTLNTFWMQSDVDMSRGLDFSDRGAVYARFNHLNHRPFQYVIDANNTGNARRTTVRIFMSPKFDERNLPWILNDQRKMFIEMDRFVVPLNAGQNRIVRQSTQSSLTIPFEQTFRDLSAQGSDARNPSLASFNFCGCGWPQHMLVPKGTEPGAQYELFVMLSNYDLDSINNPEGQQLSCVEASSFCGLKDRLYPDRRNMGYPFDRPSTTAANIQDFANLPNMSLTDITIRLQNITEQNPRNPKN, from the exons ATGGCTGACCTTACTGAAAATTTCATGCTCCTCTTCGATCGCCCAAACGAACCTATGGTGTCAACAAAGGGCGACAAGAAAGTACTCTTCCAACTCACTGAACAGTTTTTG GGAGACAATTACAAAAACAATGGTATCGAGATCAACAATCGTTTTGGTGAAGATGCCACGCGGGTTGTTCCACTGAAAAGTCTGAAAAGAACGCCAGCGTTTACAAAGGCCAAAAGATTGCCCGTAGATTCTGAATTCTCCGTGTTCCTGCCTGCACACCAAGAAATGGCAGATGAAGTCATTGCTGAGcttttag CTGTACCGGAAAACCAGCTACAAGATCTACTTTCGACCTGCGTATTTGCCCGAGTTAACCTCAACCCGCAACTGTTCAACTACAGCTACTCGGTCGCATTGATGCACAG ACGTGATACTAGAAATATTCCGATCCAAAACTTCGCTGAAACTTTTCCTTCTAAGTTCATTGATTCAAAAGTTTTCGCTAAAGCTCGAGAGTCGGCTACTGTTGCCAGCAGAGGAGCTCCA CGTATCCCAATCATCATTCCAAGAGATTACACAGCTACGGATTTGGATATTGAGCACAGGCTGGCTTATTGGAGAGAAGACATGGGCATAAATCTTCACCACTGGCATTGGCATCTTGTCTATCCATTCTCGTCGACCCAACGCGAAATTGTTGCAAAAGATCGTCGTGGTGAACTATTTTTCTACATGCATCAGCAAGTGATTgccag ATACAATGGAGAACGTTTACTTAACAATTTAGCTAGAGTAAAGAAGTTCAGCGATTTCAATGAACCTATTGCGGAAGCATATTTCCCGAAATTGGACAGTTTGACAACATCGCGCGGCTGGCCGCCCCGGCAAGCGAACATGCGTTGGTCGGACCTCAACCGCCCCGTGGACGGCCTCGTCGTGACCATTGCTGACATGAACCGTTGGAGAAGGAACATTGAGGAAGCTATCTCAACAGGAATGGTTAGGCTG CCCAATGGTTCCACACAGCCTCTGGACATCGATACTCTAGGCAACATCATAGAGTCAAGCATTTTGTCTCCCAACCGAGACTTCTACGGCTCACTTCACAACAATGGCCACAGTTTCGCTGGGTACATGCACGATCCGAATAATCGCTATCTG GAATCGTTCCAAGTAATGGCTGACGAGGCGACAAACATGCGTGATCCGTTCTTCTACCGCTGGCACGCATTTGTTGACGATCTTTTCCAACGATTCAAGGAGTCTCCCAACGTTCGTCCTTACACGCGCTCTGAG TTGGAGAACCCAGGTGTTCAAATAACAGGAGTGAGAGTAGAGAGCGCCACGGGCGACGCGAACACGCTCAACACGTTCTGGATGCAGAGCGATGTGGACATGTCCCGCGGGCTCGACTTCTCCGACCGCGGCGCCGTGTACGCGCGCTTCAACCATCTCAACCATCGCCCGTTCCAATACGT GATTGACGCTAATAACACCGGTAACGCGCGACGCACCACGGTCCGCATTTTCATGTCTCCGAAGTTTGACGAGCGCAACCTGCCGTGGATCCTCAACGATCAACGCAAAATGTTCATCGAGATGGACAGATTCGTTGTGCCAT TGAACGCGGGTCAGAATAGAATCGTCCGCCAGTCGACACAGTCGTCGTTGACTATCCCGTTCGAGCAGACGTTCCGCGACCTTTCCGCTCAGGGCTCGGACGCGAGGAACCCGAGTCTTGCCAGCTTCAACTTCTGCGGCTGTGGTTGGCCACAGCACATGCTGGTACCGAAGGGCACGGAGCCCGGTGCGCAGTACGAACTCTTCGTCATGCTCTCCAATTACGATCTTGACagc ATAAACAATCCCGAAGGTCAACAGTTGTCATGTGTAGAGGCATCCAGCTTCTGCGGATTGAAGGACAGACTGTACCCCGACAGACGCAACATGGGATATCCGTTCGACCGGCCTTCGACCACGGCCGCCAATATTCAGGACTTCGCGAACCTACCTAACATGTCACTGACTGACATCACCATCCGTCTTCAAAATATCACGGAACAGAATCCaagaaaccctaaaaactaa
- the LOC117984964 gene encoding phenoloxidase 1-like — MANVENSLKLLFDRPGEPMVSPKGDNNSLFQVTEQYLGEDYMNNGIEINNRFGDMANEIIPLKELPSLPQFTLARQLPHDADFSTLIPAHQEMADEVIDELLSVPENELQDFLSTCVFARVNLNPQLFNYSYSVALMHRNDTKNVPIQNFAETFPSKFMDSQVFGQARETAAVSAQGGPRIPIIIPRDYTATDLDIEHRLAYFREDIGVNLHHWHWHLVYPFSARQRRIVEKDRRGELFFYMHQQIIARYNSERLNNSLPRVKKFSNWNEPIVEGYFPKLDSLTTSRGWPPRQANMRWQDLNRPVDGLNITVADMQRWRRNVEEAIATGMVQRADGTTQPLDIDTLGNIIESSILSPNPQLYGALHNNGHSFAAYMHDPNHRYLESFSVMADEATTMRDPFFYRWHAFIDDLFQRFKESTHVRPYTRSELENPGVQITSVRVESSTGDQNILNTFWMQSDVDLSRGLDFSNRGPVYARFTHLNHRPYQYVIDVNNTGDARRTTVRIFLAPKFDERNLPWVLSDQRKMFIEMDKFVIPLNAGQNTIVRQSTQSSVTIPFEQTFRDLSQQGNDPRQTDLTSFNYCGCGWPQHMLVPKGTEPGTQYDLFVMLSNYDLDSVNNPDGSTLSCVEASSFCGLKDKLYPDRRSMGYPFDRPSSTATNIDDFTLPNMFRQDITIRLQNVTEMNPKNATN, encoded by the exons GGTGAAGACTACATGAACAATGGCATTGAAATCAACAATAGATTTGGAGATATGGCGAATGAAATTATTCCATTGAAGGAGTTGCCGTCGTTGCCCCAATTCACTCTAGCGCGGCAATTACCACATGATGCCGATTTCTCAACACTGATCCCTGCACACCAAGAAATGGCAGATGAAGTCATTGATGAACTTTTAT CTGTACCGGAGAATGAACTTCAAGACTTCCTATCAACATGTGTGTTTGCTCGTGTGAATCTTAACCCACAATTGTTTAACTACAGTTATTCTGTTGCACTTATGCACAG AAATGACACAAAAAATGTACCCATCCAGAACTTTGCAGAGACCTTCCCATCTAAATTTATGGACTCTCAAGTATTTGGTCAAGCAAGAGAGACTGCAGCTGTGTCAGCACAAGGAGGTCCT CGTATTCCTATCATCATTCCGAGAGATTACACTGCAACGGACTTGGATATTGAGCACAGATTAGCTTATTTCCGGGAAGATATTGGCGTTAATCTTCACCATTGGCACTGGCATCTGGTTTATCCCTTCTCCGCTAGACAACGTCGAATTGTTGAGAAAGACCGACGAGGAGAATTATTTTTCTACATGCACCAACAAATTATTGCCAG ATATAACAGCGAACGTCTCAACAACTCTTTACCTAGAGTCAAGAAATTCAGTAATTGGAATGAACCAATCGTTGAAGGCTATTTCCCGAAACTAGACAGTCTAACAACATCGCGCGGATGGCCTCCACGGCAAGCAAACATGCGCTGGCAAGACCTCAACCGGCCCGTTGATGGTCTCAATATTACTGTCGCTGATATGCAACGGTGGAGAAGGAACGTTGAAGAAGCTATTGCCACTGGAATGGTGCAAAGA gcCGATGGAACAACGCAACCCTTAGACATTGATACACTGGGAAACATAATAGAATCTAGCATCTTGTCTCCCAATCCACAATTATATGGTGCATTGCATAACAATGGACACAGCTTCGCTGCATATATGCATGATCCTAATCATCGCTACCTC GAAAGCTTCAGTGTTATGGCTGACGAAGCAACAACGATGCGCGATCCTTTCTTCTACCGCTGGCATGCCTTCATTGATGACCTCTTCCAGAGGTTCAAGGAGTCTACTCACGTACGACCATACACGCGATCTGAG ttggAAAATCCAGGGGTCCAAATAACGTCCGTGCGAGTTGAAAGCAGCACAGGTGACCAGAATATTCTCAACACGTTCTGGATGCAGAGTGATGTGGACCTTTCGCGTGGTCTTGACTTCTCCAACAGGGGTCCCGTCTATGCTCGTTTCACCCACCTCAACCATCGTCCATACCAATATGT TATTGATGTGAACAATACCGGCGACGCTCGGCGCACGACCGTGCGCATATTCTTGGCGCCCAAGTTCGATGAACGCAACCTACCCTGGGTGCTATCCGATCAGCGCAAGATGTTCATTGAAATGGACAAATTCGTCATTCCAC TAAACGCCGGCCAAAACACTATCGTCCGTCAATCGACGCAGTCATCCGTGACCATCCCATTCGAGCAGACATTCCGCGACCTGTCACAGCAGGGCAATGACCCGCGCCAGACTGACCTGACCAGCTTCAACTACTGCGGCTGTGGTTGGCCGCAGCACATGCTGGTACCGAAGGGCACGGAGCCTGGTACACAGTACGATCTCTTCGTCATGCTCTCCAACTACGATCTTGACAGC GTAAATAATCCAGATGGCTCCACATTGAGCTGCGTTGAAGCATCCAGCTTCTGCGGTTTGAAGGATAAGCTATACCCGGACAGGCGCAGCATGGGCTATCCTTTCGACAGACCTTCCAGCACCGCAACCAACATCGACGATTTTACCCTGCCCAATATGTTCCGCCAGGATATCACCATTCGCTTGCAGAATGTCACCGAAATGAATCCCAAAAATGCAACAAACTAA
- the Dph1 gene encoding 2-(3-amino-3-carboxypropyl)histidine synthase subunit 1, with amino-acid sequence MEDLELNPNVIVVRAKPEGQRKTFKPNIRSINKIPDDLLNDPLINRACEALPQNYNFEIHKTIWRIRSLKSKRVALQLPEGLTMFATTLCDIIETFTEADTVIMGDVTYGACCIDDFTAVALGVDLLVHYGHSCLIPIDQTSSIKVLYIFVDIKIDPSHFLDTIKLNFPKRTHLAIVSTIQFVTTLHSVAKVLRTEEYTVTVPQSKPLSPGEILGCTAPKLSSDAIVYLGDGRFHLEAIMIANPNIPAYKYDPYEKKFTSEQYEHELMQNNRKKQIKMTENAQTFGLILGTLGRQGSTKVLANLEKQIENSEKKYLKILLSEIFPSKLALFNLDAFVQVACPRLSIDWGTAFYKPLLTPYEFSVSLGNSKWLKEDGTYPMDFYSNDSLGPWTPNYKPVFCSGTDQKCENCCGGKEKEK; translated from the exons ATGGAGGATTTAGAACTGAATCCTAACGTAATTGTGGTTCGAGCTAAGCCAGAAGGTCAAAGGAAAACTTTTAAACCTAATATtcgttcaataaataaaattcccgaCGATTTGCTGAATGATCCTCTAATTAACAGAGCGTGTGAAGCATTACCACAGAATTACAATTTCGAAATACATAAAACGATATGGAGGATAAGATCTTTAAAATCGAAACGAGTGGCTCTTCAATTGCCAGAAG GTTTGACGATGTTCGCAACTACATTGTGTGATATTATTGAGACATTTACTGAAGCAGATACTGTGATAATGGGCGACGTTACTTATGGAGCTTGCTGCATAGATGACTTCACTGCAGTTGCACTTGGGGTTGATTTGCTGGTGCACTACGGGCACTCCTGCCTTATTCCCATAGATCAAACAAGTAGTATAAAGGTGCTGTATATATTTGTAGATATTAAAATTGACCCGTCACACTTCTTAGACACAATTAAGCTAAATTTCCCCAAGAGAACACATCTGGCTATAGTTAGTACAATTCAGTTTGTAACAACTTTGCATTCTGTGGCAAAAGTTCTTCGTACTGAAGAATATACTGTTACAGTTCCACAGTCAAAGCCTTTGTCGCCAGGGGAGATACTTGGCTGCACTGCACCTAAACTATCGTCTGATGCTATAGTCTACCTAGGTGATGGAAGATTTCATTTAGAAGCTATAATGATTGCAAATCCAAATATTCCTGCCTATAAATATGATCCATATGAGAAGAAGTTTACATCGGAACAATATGAACATGAGCTAATGCAAAATAATAGaaagaaacaaattaaaatgacagaGAATGCCCAAACGTTTGGATTAATTCTTGGTACATTAGGAAGACAAGGAAGTACTAAAGTTTTAGCAAATCTAGAGAAGCAAATAGAGAACTctgaaaagaaatatttaaaaatattgctgtCGGAAATATTTCCCAGCAAATTAGCACTATTTAACTTGGACGCTTTTGTCCAAGTTGCATGTCCTAGACTTTCGATTGACTGGGGCACTGCATTCTATAAACCTTTGCTCACACCATATGAGTTCTCAGTGTCTCTTGGGAATAGTAAATGGTTGAAAGAGGATGGCACATATCCTATGGATTTCTATTCAAATGACAGCTTAGGGCCTTGGACACCTAATTATAAGCCTGTCTTCTGTTCAGGAACAGACCAAAAATGTGAAAACTGTTGTGGTGGTAAGGAAAAAGAGAAATGA